TAACGGCGTGGCGGCTGCCGACGCGGCCGGCATCGCCTGGCTGTACAACGAGACGACCGGCGAGATCACGCCCAACACCGGTACCGCGACGGATGACACCGGCACGCTGTACTCGACCTATTGATCCGATCATGACCCGGCGTCGTGGCTTCACGCTTGTGGAGCTCGTCGTCGTCCTGGTGATCATTGGTGCGCTCGCGGGCCTCGCGCTGCCGGCTTACGGCAGCGCGGTGGCCCGGTATCGCTTGCAGTCGGCCGCCCACCAGCTACGGGGTGACCTGGACCGTGCCCTGACGTATGCCAGGGCGACCGGGACGGAGGTAACCGTGCAGTTCGACGCGGCGAACCATCTCGTCACGTTCACGGGCATGCCGGCTGGTAGGGTGGGCGGGCCCGACCTGGTGCTCGACCTGCGATCGGGGCCGATGGACGCCCGGATCAGCGCCGTCGACTTTTCGGGCAACGACTTCTACACCATCTCGGGCTTCGGTGTGCCGTCCTCGGGCGGCAGCGTCACGCTGCGCAACGGCGAGGGCGGCGTGGTGCTCGTCGTCGACGCCGTGACGGGCCTTGCGAGTGCGTCCCCATGATGCACGCCGCCAGACGTGGACTCTCGCTGGCCGAGCTGCTGGTCGCCATGGCCATCAGCACGATCGTGCTTGGCGGCGCAGTCGCGGCAATCGGCATGGCCGGCCGGACCTTCC
This window of the Phycisphaerales bacterium genome carries:
- a CDS encoding prepilin-type N-terminal cleavage/methylation domain-containing protein, with protein sequence MTRRRGFTLVELVVVLVIIGALAGLALPAYGSAVARYRLQSAAHQLRGDLDRALTYARATGTEVTVQFDAANHLVTFTGMPAGRVGGPDLVLDLRSGPMDARISAVDFSGNDFYTISGFGVPSSGGSVTLRNGEGGVVLVVDAVTGLASASP